The genomic stretch GGTAGCCTGCACCTTTCGGGGGAAACACACACTGCATGACGGTGCACTGGTATGTGCTCAAGACCAAACCGCGTGCCGAGCGCCTGGTGCAGGAGACGCTCGCCCGCTGGGGCATAGAGCACTACGCCCCGATGATTCTCCGCCCCTATGGGGCGCGCCGCACCAGCGAATACCTGTTCCCTGGGTACATCTTCGTGCGTCTGGACAACTCCTCCCCCCAGTGGCCACTTGTGCGGTGGGCACCGGGCGTCGCCTACTTTGTGGGGCAGGAGCGGGAGGCCATCCCCGTGCCCGACGCTCTGATAGAGCATATCCGCCGGCGCACCGAGGAGTGGAACGCAGGGGGCTACCAACGGGCTTTGCAGCCCGGGGAGAGGGTCAAAGTAACAGAGGGACCCTTCGCCGGCCTGGACGCTATCTTCCAGCGCTATCTGCCCGCCCGCCAGCGCTGTGAGGTGCTCCTGCACATTGTGAACCGCTGGGTGAAAACAGAACTCCCTGCTCCTGTCCTGCGCCCCCTTCGCACCACCTTCCGCGTGGGGAACCCCCTTGACGAAGGCTCCACCGCCTGAAACGGCCTCCCTGCCATCTCCCCAGGCCAGTTCGGCCATGCGCCTCCTGGAACGCATCGGCGCGCGGCAGGCCCGCATCGCCGTCATCGGCATGGGGTATGTGGGTGTGCCGTTGGCTGTCGCCTTTGCCGAAGCGGGCTTCCCTGTGCTGGGTCTGGAGAAAGACCCCCGTCGCGCCACCGCCCTGCAACGGGGCGAGTCCTACATTGACGATATCCCCTCGGCGCGCCTGGCCCGTGTCCTCGCTGCGGGCCACCTGCGCGTTACCTCCGACCCCTCCCTTTTGGCCTCGGCGGATGCGGTGCTCATCTGTGTGCAGACACCCTTCTCGCCCACGGGCGAGCCTGACATCTCCGCCATCCGTGAAGCGGGGGAAGCCGTTGGTCAGGCCCTTCATCCCGGGATGCTCATCGTCTTGGAGAGCACCACCTACCCTGGCACCACGGTGGAGGTGCTCCTCCCCCTGCTGGAGAGGAGCGGCCTGCGGGTGGGGAGGGACGTCTTCCTGGCCTACTCCCCCGAACGCATTGACCCCGGCAACACGCGCTGGACACTGCACAACACGCCCAAGGTCGTGGGTGGGGTTACGCCCCAGTGTGGGGAGGTGGCCTGCGCCCTCTATAGGGCAGTAACCGCCCAGGTGGTGCCCGTCTCCTCTCCCACCACCGCCGAGTTGGTGAAACTGCTGGA from Dehalococcoidia bacterium encodes the following:
- a CDS encoding nucleotide sugar dehydrogenase is translated as MTKAPPPETASLPSPQASSAMRLLERIGARQARIAVIGMGYVGVPLAVAFAEAGFPVLGLEKDPRRATALQRGESYIDDIPSARLARVLAAGHLRVTSDPSLLASADAVLICVQTPFSPTGEPDISAIREAGEAVGQALHPGMLIVLESTTYPGTTVEVLLPLLERSGLRVGRDVFLAYSPERIDPGNTRWTLHNTPKVVGGVTPQCGEVACALYRAVTAQVVPVSSPTTAELVKLLENTFRAVNIALINEVALICERLGVDVWEVIEAAKTKPFGFMAFYPGPGVGGHCIPKDFRFLAWKAQALGYTSTLLAEAHRINGGMPTVVVEKVAH